One stretch of Diabrotica undecimpunctata isolate CICGRU chromosome 5, icDiaUnde3, whole genome shotgun sequence DNA includes these proteins:
- the ssh gene encoding protein phosphatase Slingshot isoform X4, translating to MFYLLRPEETLKMAVKLESVHPTRTRYLVVVSRMGARGEESCLLGIDCNERTTVGLVLRVLANTQITLDGDGGFSISVCDRHHIFKPVSVQAMWSTLQTLHKVSAKAREQNYFQGGLTHSWVEYYENRIESDRSCLNEWHAMDNLESKRPPSPDSVRTKPTERQQAEKVIRATLKEIMMTVDLDEVTSKAIRTRLEEELDMDLGEYKSFIDEEMLIILGQMDAPTEIFDHVYLGSEWNASNYEELQRNGVGHILNVTREIDNFFPGTFDYLNVRVYDDEKTDLLKHWDDTYKYITKVRDQGSKVLVHCKMGVSRSASVVIAYAMKAYNWDFDTALKHVKHKRSCIKPNTSFLLQLETYQGILDAMKNREKLQRSKSETNLKSPGSNGKSEKVAGNEPAPVAQPLSKSYNIESTMSGQELRNMGSRPKSWSPDNILTREMVEAAKSPLSISLEDVSQKSASKESMKAIESKSSLARHVLMPCDNGETYSVSPNQIVHLPDTNFRNEKKNLVLDLASQFERAEQQNSGEELVKSKVKTETWDPGEEMDSKTSCCEHSSETCDESNFSVISENQTVWTSSTVVKTESAVPVSCSNSLVKISDSSKAKTSHREISDPFSNQLDRVFDREEKKQLRMSTVPVISSPELSNDDKIHRESPSRQSSWSSYDSAVALGFQNEASELSRHSSWGSGDTRTLPSRNSSWGSYDMQPRGPVHYINEKGEKVTHSNSDSIENGFPFDKDHGQWQTGTVKRSKQRYLESSSRKPSSSGDSRTSSCFSLAKTPSSETLLDDVDVDVAEAFNKILVDDSIVSSAISDKIDIPKDEHKMPAVRSRLSRSAPEPSSMELIAQGESLSRSASNVSKENSNSVISTAQCSSVKQHRTFLENLHNSHDFSNVTKKDDLLDSANASGKVKNLKKEFEAKSSTNTDQIDVPENLCKNKVSSLPSSPLSVHVAKDKKPENKNSSSDDINLKSLIGIFENNVDGVQVNRRQKFANARPFSQNRNGRYSCIEVSVDKTPRIVPLISNLNRNGSVVDKSDDKRPPIVPVVRTASPGLMVAATVITAAKKKQQQYGKSHPLARLNIKPRHNNTLYNTM from the exons GTCAACGCTGCAGACTCTCCACAAGGTGAGCGCCAAGGCTCGCGAACAGAACTACTTCCAAGGAGGACTGACCCATTCTTGGGTGGAGTATTATGAGAACCGGATTGAGTCTGACCGTTCCTGTCTTAACGAATGGCACGCCATGGATAACTTAGAGTCTAAGAGACCACCCTCGCCGGATTCCGTTAGGACCAAGCCCACCGAGAGGCAGCAGGCCGAGAAGGTGATCAGGGCCACCCTCAAGGAGATTATGATGACGGTGGACTTGGATGAGGTCACTAGCAAG GCGATACGGACCCGGCTTGAGGAAGAGCTCGATATGGATTTGGGCGAGTATAAATCTTTCATCGACGAAGAGATGCTGATAATCCTTGGCCAGATGGACGCTCCAACGGAAATTTTCGACCACGTCTACCTCGGTTCGGAATGGAATGCGTCCAATTACGAGGAATTACAGAGGAATGG agttGGACACATTTTAAATGTAACAAGGGAGATCGACAACTTCTTTCCTGGCACCTTCGACTACCTTAACGTCCGAGTATACGACGACGAAAAAACCGACCTCCTGAAACATTGGGATGATACCTACAAATACATTACAAAAGTTAGAGATCAAGGCTCCAAAGTGCTGGTTCACTGTAAAATGGGCGTCAGTAGGTCCGCATCAGTTGTCATAGCGTACGCTATGAAAGCTTATAATTGGGACTTCGACACGGCACTGAAACACGTCAAGCACAAGAGGAGCTGCATTAAACCGAACACCAGTTTTCTGTTGCAGCTCGAAACTTACCAGGGTATTTTGGACGCCATGAAGAACAGAGAGAAGCTACAGAGATCAAAGTCTGAAACCAATCTCAAATCGCCCGGTTCAAATGGAAAAAGTGAAAAAGTTGCAGGAAATGAACCGGCACCAGTCGCTCAGCCTCTTTCAAAATCATACAATATCGAAAGCACAATGTCCGGCCAAGAATTGAGGAACATGGGATCCCGCCCAAAGTCTTGGTCCCCGGACAACATCTTGACCAGAGAAATGGTAGAAGCAGCTAAATCTCCTCTTTCTATATCGCTAGAAGATGTTAGCCAAAAGTCAGCATCAAAAGAATCCATGAAGGCAATCGAATCAAAATCCTCCCTTGCCAGACATGTCTTAATGCCTTGTGATAATGGAGAAACGTACAGTGTTTCTCCAAACCAAATAGTTCACTTACCTGATACTAACTTTAGaaacgaaaagaaaaatttagtcCTGGATCTCGCGAGCCAGTTCGAAAGAGCAGAGCAACAAAACTCAGGAGAAGAGCTGGTGAAGAGCAAAGTCAAAACGGAAACGTGGGATCCCGGTGAAGAGATGGACAGCAAAACGTCTTGCTGTGAACATTCAAGCGAAACCTGTGATGAATCAAATTTTAGTGTAATAAGTGAAAATCAAACGGTGTGGACTTCTTCCACTGTAGTTAAAACTGAAAGTGCTGTGCCCGTTAGTTGTAGTAATAGTTTAGTGAAAATTTCTGACTCTAGCAAAGCAAAGACATCGCACAGGGAAATCAGTGATCCTTTTTCAAATCAGCTCGATCGCGTCTTTGACCGCGAAGAGAAAAAGCAGTTGCGAATGTCTACAGTACCCGTGATCTCTTCTCCCGAGCTCTCTAACGACGATAAGATACATCGGGAGAGCCCTTCTCGGCAAAGTTCTTGGAGTTCCTACGATTCGGCGGTGGCGCTGGGGTTTCAAAATGAAGCGTCTGAACTATCCAGACACAGTTCGTGGGGTTCGGGAGATACGCGCACTCTCCCGAGTCGAAACAGTTCCTGGGGATCCTACGATATGCAGCCCAGAGGTCCGGTCCACTACATAAACGAAAAAGGGGAGAAGGTAACACATAGCAACTCGGACTCGATCGAAAATGGTTTTCCGTTCGACAAAGATCATGGTCAGTGGCAGACTGGTACCGTTAAGAGATCCAAACAAAGATATCTGGAAAGTTCCTCAAGGAAACCCAGCAGCAGCGGTGATAGTCGGACTAGTAGTTGCTTCTCTTTGGCCAAGACACCCAGTTCCGAAACTCTACTGGATGATGTGGACGTCGACGTGGCGGAAGCGTTCAACAAAATACTGGTTGACGATTCTATTGTATCTAGTGCCATATCGGACAAAATAGACATTCCTAAGGATGAGCATAAAATGCCTGCTGTTAGGTCTAGATTGTCCCGAAGTGCGCCCGAGCCTTCCTCGATGGAACTTATCGCACAAGGTGAATCTTTGTCTCGGTCGGCTTCAAATGTTTCTAAAGAAAACTCAAATTCGGTTATAAGTACAGCACAGTGTTCATCAGTCAAACAGCATAGAACTTTCTTGGAAAACCTGCACAACTCCCATGACTTTAGTAACGTAACTAAGAAAGACGATCTTCTAGATAGCGCCAATGCTTCGGGTAAAGTTAAGAATTTAAAGAAGGAATTCGAAGCCAAATCAAGTACAAACACCGATCAAATCGACGTCCCGGAAAATCTGTGCAAGAACAAAGTCAGTAGTCTGCCGTCTTCTCCTCTTAGCGTTCACGTAGCAAAAGACAAAAAGCCCGAAAACAAGAACTCCTCTAGTGACGACATCAATCTCAAGAGCCTCATAGGTATCTTCGAGAACAACGTGGATGGTGTTCAGGTAAACCGTAGACAAAAATTTGCCAACGCCAGACCTTTCTCGCAGAACCGTAACGGTCGTTACTCCTGCATCGAAGTATCTGTGGACAAAACGCCTCGCATCGTCCCTCTCATCTCCAATCTTAACAGGAACGGTTCCGTGGTCGACAAAAGCGACGACAAGCGCCCGCCAATCGTACCAGTGGTAAGGACGGCGTCCCCAGGCTTGATGGTGGCCGCTACGGTTATAACGGCCGCCAAGAAAAAGCAGCAGCAGTACGGGAAGAGCCATCCGTTAGCCAGATTGAACATCAAACCCAGACACAACAATACACTCTACAATACCATGTAA
- the ssh gene encoding protein phosphatase Slingshot isoform X5, protein MVVHKKCRFYDWAWKNDRSTLQTLHKVSAKAREQNYFQGGLTHSWVEYYENRIESDRSCLNEWHAMDNLESKRPPSPDSVRTKPTERQQAEKVIRATLKEIMMTVDLDEVTSKAIRTRLEEELDMDLGEYKSFIDEEMLIILGQMDAPTEIFDHVYLGSEWNASNYEELQRNGVGHILNVTREIDNFFPGTFDYLNVRVYDDEKTDLLKHWDDTYKYITKVRDQGSKVLVHCKMGVSRSASVVIAYAMKAYNWDFDTALKHVKHKRSCIKPNTSFLLQLETYQGILDAMKNREKLQRSKSETNLKSPGSNGKSEKVAGNEPAPVAQPLSKSYNIESTMSGQELRNMGSRPKSWSPDNILTREMVEAAKSPLSISLEDVSQKSASKESMKAIESKSSLARHVLMPCDNGETYSVSPNQIVHLPDTNFRNEKKNLVLDLASQFERAEQQNSGEELVKSKVKTETWDPGEEMDSKTSCCEHSSETCDESNFSVISENQTVWTSSTVVKTESAVPVSCSNSLVKISDSSKAKTSHREISDPFSNQLDRVFDREEKKQLRMSTVPVISSPELSNDDKIHRESPSRQSSWSSYDSAVALGFQNEASELSRHSSWGSGDTRTLPSRNSSWGSYDMQPRGPVHYINEKGEKVTHSNSDSIENGFPFDKDHGQWQTGTVKRSKQRYLESSSRKPSSSGDSRTSSCFSLAKTPSSETLLDDVDVDVAEAFNKILVDDSIVSSAISDKIDIPKDEHKMPAVRSRLSRSAPEPSSMELIAQGESLSRSASNVSKENSNSVISTAQCSSVKQHRTFLENLHNSHDFSNVTKKDDLLDSANASGKVKNLKKEFEAKSSTNTDQIDVPENLCKNKVSSLPSSPLSVHVAKDKKPENKNSSSDDINLKSLIGIFENNVDGVQVNRRQKFANARPFSQNRNGRYSCIEVSVDKTPRIVPLISNLNRNGSVVDKSDDKRPPIVPVVRTASPGLMVAATVITAAKKKQQQYGKSHPLARLNIKPRHNNTLYNTM, encoded by the exons GTCAACGCTGCAGACTCTCCACAAGGTGAGCGCCAAGGCTCGCGAACAGAACTACTTCCAAGGAGGACTGACCCATTCTTGGGTGGAGTATTATGAGAACCGGATTGAGTCTGACCGTTCCTGTCTTAACGAATGGCACGCCATGGATAACTTAGAGTCTAAGAGACCACCCTCGCCGGATTCCGTTAGGACCAAGCCCACCGAGAGGCAGCAGGCCGAGAAGGTGATCAGGGCCACCCTCAAGGAGATTATGATGACGGTGGACTTGGATGAGGTCACTAGCAAG GCGATACGGACCCGGCTTGAGGAAGAGCTCGATATGGATTTGGGCGAGTATAAATCTTTCATCGACGAAGAGATGCTGATAATCCTTGGCCAGATGGACGCTCCAACGGAAATTTTCGACCACGTCTACCTCGGTTCGGAATGGAATGCGTCCAATTACGAGGAATTACAGAGGAATGG agttGGACACATTTTAAATGTAACAAGGGAGATCGACAACTTCTTTCCTGGCACCTTCGACTACCTTAACGTCCGAGTATACGACGACGAAAAAACCGACCTCCTGAAACATTGGGATGATACCTACAAATACATTACAAAAGTTAGAGATCAAGGCTCCAAAGTGCTGGTTCACTGTAAAATGGGCGTCAGTAGGTCCGCATCAGTTGTCATAGCGTACGCTATGAAAGCTTATAATTGGGACTTCGACACGGCACTGAAACACGTCAAGCACAAGAGGAGCTGCATTAAACCGAACACCAGTTTTCTGTTGCAGCTCGAAACTTACCAGGGTATTTTGGACGCCATGAAGAACAGAGAGAAGCTACAGAGATCAAAGTCTGAAACCAATCTCAAATCGCCCGGTTCAAATGGAAAAAGTGAAAAAGTTGCAGGAAATGAACCGGCACCAGTCGCTCAGCCTCTTTCAAAATCATACAATATCGAAAGCACAATGTCCGGCCAAGAATTGAGGAACATGGGATCCCGCCCAAAGTCTTGGTCCCCGGACAACATCTTGACCAGAGAAATGGTAGAAGCAGCTAAATCTCCTCTTTCTATATCGCTAGAAGATGTTAGCCAAAAGTCAGCATCAAAAGAATCCATGAAGGCAATCGAATCAAAATCCTCCCTTGCCAGACATGTCTTAATGCCTTGTGATAATGGAGAAACGTACAGTGTTTCTCCAAACCAAATAGTTCACTTACCTGATACTAACTTTAGaaacgaaaagaaaaatttagtcCTGGATCTCGCGAGCCAGTTCGAAAGAGCAGAGCAACAAAACTCAGGAGAAGAGCTGGTGAAGAGCAAAGTCAAAACGGAAACGTGGGATCCCGGTGAAGAGATGGACAGCAAAACGTCTTGCTGTGAACATTCAAGCGAAACCTGTGATGAATCAAATTTTAGTGTAATAAGTGAAAATCAAACGGTGTGGACTTCTTCCACTGTAGTTAAAACTGAAAGTGCTGTGCCCGTTAGTTGTAGTAATAGTTTAGTGAAAATTTCTGACTCTAGCAAAGCAAAGACATCGCACAGGGAAATCAGTGATCCTTTTTCAAATCAGCTCGATCGCGTCTTTGACCGCGAAGAGAAAAAGCAGTTGCGAATGTCTACAGTACCCGTGATCTCTTCTCCCGAGCTCTCTAACGACGATAAGATACATCGGGAGAGCCCTTCTCGGCAAAGTTCTTGGAGTTCCTACGATTCGGCGGTGGCGCTGGGGTTTCAAAATGAAGCGTCTGAACTATCCAGACACAGTTCGTGGGGTTCGGGAGATACGCGCACTCTCCCGAGTCGAAACAGTTCCTGGGGATCCTACGATATGCAGCCCAGAGGTCCGGTCCACTACATAAACGAAAAAGGGGAGAAGGTAACACATAGCAACTCGGACTCGATCGAAAATGGTTTTCCGTTCGACAAAGATCATGGTCAGTGGCAGACTGGTACCGTTAAGAGATCCAAACAAAGATATCTGGAAAGTTCCTCAAGGAAACCCAGCAGCAGCGGTGATAGTCGGACTAGTAGTTGCTTCTCTTTGGCCAAGACACCCAGTTCCGAAACTCTACTGGATGATGTGGACGTCGACGTGGCGGAAGCGTTCAACAAAATACTGGTTGACGATTCTATTGTATCTAGTGCCATATCGGACAAAATAGACATTCCTAAGGATGAGCATAAAATGCCTGCTGTTAGGTCTAGATTGTCCCGAAGTGCGCCCGAGCCTTCCTCGATGGAACTTATCGCACAAGGTGAATCTTTGTCTCGGTCGGCTTCAAATGTTTCTAAAGAAAACTCAAATTCGGTTATAAGTACAGCACAGTGTTCATCAGTCAAACAGCATAGAACTTTCTTGGAAAACCTGCACAACTCCCATGACTTTAGTAACGTAACTAAGAAAGACGATCTTCTAGATAGCGCCAATGCTTCGGGTAAAGTTAAGAATTTAAAGAAGGAATTCGAAGCCAAATCAAGTACAAACACCGATCAAATCGACGTCCCGGAAAATCTGTGCAAGAACAAAGTCAGTAGTCTGCCGTCTTCTCCTCTTAGCGTTCACGTAGCAAAAGACAAAAAGCCCGAAAACAAGAACTCCTCTAGTGACGACATCAATCTCAAGAGCCTCATAGGTATCTTCGAGAACAACGTGGATGGTGTTCAGGTAAACCGTAGACAAAAATTTGCCAACGCCAGACCTTTCTCGCAGAACCGTAACGGTCGTTACTCCTGCATCGAAGTATCTGTGGACAAAACGCCTCGCATCGTCCCTCTCATCTCCAATCTTAACAGGAACGGTTCCGTGGTCGACAAAAGCGACGACAAGCGCCCGCCAATCGTACCAGTGGTAAGGACGGCGTCCCCAGGCTTGATGGTGGCCGCTACGGTTATAACGGCCGCCAAGAAAAAGCAGCAGCAGTACGGGAAGAGCCATCCGTTAGCCAGATTGAACATCAAACCCAGACACAACAATACACTCTACAATACCATGTAA